The following proteins come from a genomic window of Pseudomonas cichorii:
- a CDS encoding MOSC domain-containing protein: MLRLASLYRFPLKSCKAEVLQRAAFDELGLAGDRRWMLVDANSGRFFTQRALPHMSQLSVLWNAAGGVTLSAPGFQPLDVALPVDVEATLRGVTVWRDTLQVPDAGEEAAAWVSEFIGKPTRMVYVPVDRARSLPSGYGTGADKVSFADGFPLLLIGQGSLDDLSARIGRPQEMLRFRPNLVIEGAEAFAEDNWKRIRIGEMEFRILKPCARCILTTIDPATGQRSEDREPLTTLKTYREVEGDVMFGQNMVNDGPGVLEVGMPVEILE, translated from the coding sequence ATGCTACGTCTCGCTTCTCTTTATCGTTTCCCCCTCAAATCCTGTAAAGCCGAAGTGCTGCAGCGCGCAGCGTTCGATGAGTTGGGGCTGGCAGGCGATCGACGCTGGATGCTGGTGGACGCAAACAGCGGACGGTTCTTCACTCAGCGTGCCTTGCCGCACATGTCGCAACTGTCCGTTCTGTGGAATGCGGCAGGTGGTGTGACCCTTTCTGCTCCCGGTTTCCAGCCTCTGGATGTGGCTCTGCCTGTCGATGTGGAGGCGACTCTGCGCGGTGTGACGGTCTGGCGCGATACCTTGCAGGTGCCGGATGCGGGAGAGGAGGCGGCCGCCTGGGTCAGCGAATTCATCGGCAAGCCGACCCGCATGGTGTATGTGCCGGTGGATCGCGCACGCTCGCTGCCCAGTGGCTATGGCACAGGCGCTGACAAGGTTTCGTTTGCCGATGGTTTCCCCTTGCTGCTCATTGGCCAGGGTTCGCTCGACGATCTGTCTGCCAGAATCGGGCGTCCTCAGGAGATGCTGCGCTTCAGGCCCAATCTGGTCATCGAAGGTGCCGAGGCCTTTGCCGAGGACAACTGGAAACGCATCCGCATCGGTGAGATGGAGTTTCGCATCCTCAAGCCTTGCGCACGCTGCATCCTGACCACCATCGATCCGGCTACCGGCCAGCGCAGCGAAGACCGTGAGCCTCTGACGACTCTCAAGACTTATCGTGAAGTCGAGGGGGATGTGATGTTTGGCCAGAATATGGTCAATGACGGGCCGGGTGTGCTGGAAGTGGGGATGCCGGTGGAGATTCTGGAGTAA
- a CDS encoding universal stress protein, protein MSYQHILVAIDLTDECDPVIRRARVLAQASDATLSMVHIVEPMAMAFGGDVPMDLSQLQQQQFDQAKEKLEKLKEKYPEIKAGESHLVYGQPRQEIHQLAKNQKCDLIVVGSHGRHGLALLLGSTANDVLHGAPCDVLAVRLNKPE, encoded by the coding sequence ATGTCGTATCAACACATTCTGGTTGCCATTGACCTCACCGACGAGTGCGACCCAGTCATCCGTCGCGCTCGTGTATTGGCCCAGGCCAGCGATGCCACCCTGTCGATGGTGCACATCGTCGAACCCATGGCCATGGCCTTCGGGGGCGACGTTCCAATGGATCTGTCTCAGTTGCAACAGCAGCAATTCGATCAGGCCAAGGAAAAGCTGGAAAAACTGAAGGAAAAATACCCGGAGATCAAGGCAGGCGAAAGCCATCTGGTCTACGGTCAGCCACGCCAGGAAATCCATCAACTGGCCAAGAACCAGAAGTGCGACCTGATCGTTGTCGGCAGCCATGGTCGCCACGGCCTTGCCCTGCTGCTGGGCTCCACCGCCAATGACGTCCTGCATGGCGCACCTTGCGACGTACTGGCTGTACGCCTTAACAAACCTGAGTAA
- the yegS gene encoding lipid kinase YegS: MTKRRAILILHGKQSLNEDVRNAVLEKRKQGWDLDVRLTWEGGDAQRLVTEALAAGHRHIIAGGGDGTVRDIAEALAQARTNSSMVILPLGTANDFARAAGVPLEVADALDLLDVEPRAVDLGEVGGKLFLNMATGGFGSQVTANTSEDLKKVLGGAAYLFTGLSRFSELHAAHGELVGPDFHWRGNLLALGIGNGRQAGGGHVLCPEAMVDDGMLDISILPAPQEVVGTLKSLLEGGLGIDNMFVRARLPWVELKSAQGLDINLDGEPLSGENLRFVARPAALQVHLPKNSPVLGAVQALNRPD, encoded by the coding sequence ATGACAAAACGCAGAGCGATTCTGATTCTGCACGGCAAGCAGTCGCTTAACGAGGATGTCCGCAACGCCGTGCTGGAAAAGCGCAAACAAGGTTGGGACCTTGATGTGCGACTGACCTGGGAGGGCGGTGATGCCCAGCGGCTGGTCACCGAGGCGCTGGCCGCAGGGCACCGGCATATCATTGCCGGAGGCGGTGACGGGACGGTACGCGACATAGCCGAAGCGCTGGCCCAGGCTCGTACCAACAGCAGTATGGTTATCCTGCCACTGGGCACTGCCAACGATTTCGCCCGGGCTGCTGGTGTACCGCTGGAAGTGGCTGACGCGCTGGATCTGCTGGATGTGGAGCCGCGTGCAGTGGACCTCGGCGAAGTCGGCGGCAAATTGTTCCTGAACATGGCCACCGGTGGCTTTGGCAGCCAGGTCACGGCCAATACGTCCGAAGACCTGAAAAAGGTGCTGGGCGGCGCAGCCTATCTGTTTACCGGGCTGTCGCGCTTCAGCGAGCTGCATGCTGCTCACGGTGAGCTGGTCGGGCCGGACTTCCACTGGCGTGGCAATCTGTTGGCCCTGGGCATCGGTAACGGTCGTCAGGCCGGAGGCGGACATGTGCTGTGTCCAGAGGCGATGGTCGATGATGGCATGCTGGATATCAGCATCCTGCCAGCGCCCCAGGAAGTGGTCGGCACGCTCAAGAGCCTGCTCGAAGGCGGCCTGGGGATCGACAACATGTTTGTACGTGCCCGCTTGCCCTGGGTCGAACTCAAGTCTGCCCAGGGGCTGGACATCAATCTGGATGGTGAGCCGCTATCGGGCGAGAACCTGCGTTTCGTGGCACGTCCGGCGGCCTTGCAGGTCCATCTGCCGAAGAATTCACCTGTACTCGGAGCGGTTCAGGCGCTCAATCGTCCAGACTGA
- a CDS encoding ATP-binding cassette domain-containing protein encodes MTLLKFSDVSLAFGAMPLLDKVSWQIARGERVCIIGRNGTGKSSMLKLVKGVQKPDDGAVWRAPGLKIGELPQELPVADERTVFDVVAEGLDGVGSLLAQYHHLAQNCVTEEDLNKLMHVQQELEARDGWRLQQLVDSTLSRLQLPADKTLAELSGGWRRRVLLAQALVSEPDLLLLDEPTNHLDIGAIAWLEEALKDFQGAVLFITHDRAFLQNLATRILELDRGGLIDWNGDYASFLVHKEAALAAEETANALFDKRLAQEEVWIRQGIKARRTRNEGRVRALKALRVERSERRERTGKANIQLDTAEKSGKQVMVLEGVSFAHPGGPTLIKDFSMVLQREDRIGLLGANGTGKTTLLKLMLDNLQPTEGKVEVGTRLDVAYFDQLRHQLDLEKTVIDNVAEGRDFIDIDGQSRHVLSYLGDFLFSPQRARTPVKALSGGERARLLLAKLFSKPANLLVLDEPTNDLDVETLELLEEVLLTFKGTVLMVSHDRAFLDNVVTSTLVFEGEGKVREYVGGYQDWLRQGGSPRLLGVTDTKSGKAELNSAVVQAAPVAAQEMPVAKKKLSYKQQRELEALPAQIDEVEGLIAALTAEMAEPGFYQRSSEQTTAVLAQVESLQAQLDALLERWAELDE; translated from the coding sequence ATGACCCTGCTCAAATTCAGCGATGTGTCCCTTGCTTTCGGCGCCATGCCGTTGTTGGACAAGGTGTCCTGGCAGATCGCCCGTGGTGAGCGGGTGTGCATCATCGGCCGTAACGGTACAGGCAAATCCAGCATGTTGAAGCTGGTCAAGGGCGTGCAGAAGCCCGATGACGGCGCTGTCTGGCGTGCGCCTGGCCTCAAGATCGGCGAGTTGCCCCAGGAATTGCCTGTGGCCGACGAGCGGACCGTCTTTGACGTGGTCGCCGAAGGCCTTGATGGCGTGGGCTCCTTGCTCGCCCAGTATCATCACCTTGCCCAGAACTGCGTGACCGAGGAAGACCTCAACAAGCTCATGCATGTCCAGCAGGAACTCGAAGCTCGTGACGGCTGGCGTCTGCAGCAATTGGTCGACAGCACCCTGAGCCGCCTGCAACTGCCGGCTGACAAGACCCTGGCCGAGTTGTCCGGTGGCTGGCGTCGCCGTGTGCTGCTGGCCCAGGCACTGGTTTCCGAGCCGGATCTGCTGCTGCTCGACGAACCGACCAACCACCTGGACATCGGCGCAATCGCCTGGCTTGAAGAAGCCCTCAAGGATTTCCAGGGCGCTGTGTTGTTTATCACCCACGACCGGGCATTCCTGCAGAACCTGGCGACCCGTATTCTGGAACTCGACCGTGGCGGCCTGATCGACTGGAACGGCGACTACGCCAGCTTCCTGGTCCACAAGGAAGCGGCACTGGCTGCGGAAGAAACCGCCAATGCCCTGTTCGACAAGCGTCTGGCTCAGGAAGAAGTGTGGATTCGTCAGGGCATCAAGGCCCGTCGTACCCGTAACGAAGGTCGTGTGCGCGCCCTCAAGGCTCTGCGCGTCGAGCGCAGCGAGCGTCGCGAGCGTACCGGCAAGGCGAATATCCAGCTCGATACTGCGGAGAAATCCGGCAAGCAGGTGATGGTGCTGGAAGGCGTCAGCTTCGCTCATCCGGGCGGTCCGACGCTGATCAAGGATTTCTCCATGGTCCTGCAGCGCGAGGACCGTATCGGCCTGCTGGGTGCCAACGGTACCGGCAAGACCACGTTGCTCAAGCTGATGCTGGACAACCTGCAGCCTACCGAGGGCAAGGTCGAGGTCGGTACTCGTCTGGACGTCGCTTACTTCGACCAGTTGCGTCACCAGCTCGATCTGGAAAAGACCGTGATCGACAACGTGGCCGAAGGTCGTGACTTCATCGACATCGATGGTCAGAGCCGTCACGTCCTGAGCTACCTGGGCGATTTCCTGTTCAGCCCGCAACGTGCGCGTACGCCGGTCAAGGCGTTGTCCGGTGGTGAGCGTGCCCGTCTGTTGCTGGCCAAGCTGTTCAGCAAGCCGGCCAACCTACTGGTCCTCGATGAGCCGACCAACGACCTGGACGTGGAAACCCTGGAGCTGCTTGAAGAAGTGCTGCTGACCTTCAAGGGCACCGTACTGATGGTCAGTCACGACCGGGCATTCCTGGACAACGTGGTGACCAGCACGCTGGTGTTCGAGGGCGAAGGCAAGGTTCGCGAATACGTCGGCGGTTATCAGGACTGGCTGCGTCAGGGCGGTTCACCGCGCCTGCTGGGCGTGACCGATACCAAGTCGGGCAAGGCCGAGCTGAACAGCGCGGTGGTGCAGGCTGCACCGGTCGCCGCTCAGGAAATGCCGGTTGCGAAAAAGAAGCTCAGCTACAAGCAGCAGCGCGAACTGGAAGCCTTGCCGGCGCAGATTGATGAAGTGGAAGGGCTCATCGCTGCCCTGACCGCCGAAATGGCCGAGCCGGGCTTCTATCAGCGTTCTTCCGAGCAGACCACTGCGGTGCTGGCTCAGGTCGAAAGCCTGCAGGCTCAGCTTGATGCCTTGCTGGAGCGCTGGGCCGAACTGGACGAGTGA
- a CDS encoding undecaprenyl-phosphate glucose phosphotransferase yields the protein MRLQPVDSLSLTRTSLVEYFLLGIRLIHGVSCILPGMLILAMMHNGTIENLKDYALMPLFFSVVCVLIFQALGVYSEALFSNALRLRVIAFAWSAAFGLLLFMHQTMGFFEHLSNEQLIFWYLSSLALFCIVRLLMLVFFKHQMRKGIFLQNAVILGATENGMRLAEYLLEHQDIRSGVTGFIDDRIGRMPKTVANLPLLGNTSDLERLIREEKVTQVLVALPWTAENRMDYIIRELRRLPVNVLLVPDMIAFRHTHNRITEVAKLPMFNASDVPLNGWSPFFKRAEDIVLSTLAVLALSPVMLLIALAIKLDSPGPVLFRQKRYGYNNRLIEVFKFRSMHQHQADATAEQQTTRGDARVTRVGRFIRKTSLDELPQLFNVVAGSMSMVGPRPHATATKAAGILFEQAVKEYTSRHRVKPGITGLAQIHGYRGETDTVEKIEKRVEFDLEYIENWSVWFDLYILMRTVPAVLFTREAY from the coding sequence ATGCGGTTGCAACCAGTCGACAGTCTTTCGCTGACACGCACCAGCCTGGTCGAATACTTCCTTTTAGGCATCCGTCTGATACATGGAGTTTCCTGCATCCTGCCGGGGATGCTGATCCTCGCGATGATGCACAACGGCACTATCGAAAACCTCAAGGACTACGCACTGATGCCGCTGTTCTTCAGTGTCGTCTGCGTCCTGATCTTTCAGGCACTGGGGGTTTACTCCGAAGCGCTGTTCAGCAACGCATTGCGCTTGCGCGTCATTGCTTTCGCCTGGTCTGCCGCCTTTGGCCTCTTGCTGTTCATGCACCAGACCATGGGCTTTTTCGAGCACCTGAGCAACGAGCAACTGATTTTCTGGTACCTCAGCAGCCTGGCTCTGTTCTGCATCGTCCGTTTGCTGATGCTGGTGTTTTTCAAGCACCAGATGCGTAAAGGCATCTTCCTGCAGAACGCCGTGATTCTGGGGGCTACGGAAAACGGCATGCGCCTGGCCGAATACCTGCTTGAGCATCAGGATATCCGTTCGGGGGTAACCGGCTTCATCGATGACCGCATCGGTCGCATGCCCAAGACCGTCGCCAACCTGCCGTTGCTGGGCAACACCAGCGATCTGGAGCGATTGATCCGTGAGGAAAAAGTTACCCAGGTGCTGGTTGCCCTGCCCTGGACTGCCGAAAACCGCATGGACTACATCATTCGCGAACTGCGCAGGCTGCCGGTGAATGTCTTGCTGGTGCCGGACATGATCGCCTTCCGGCACACCCACAATCGCATTACCGAAGTCGCCAAGCTGCCGATGTTCAATGCCTCCGATGTGCCGCTCAATGGCTGGTCGCCGTTCTTCAAGCGTGCCGAAGACATTGTGCTGTCGACCCTGGCGGTGCTGGCGCTGTCACCGGTCATGCTGCTCATCGCCCTGGCAATCAAACTTGATTCTCCGGGCCCGGTGCTGTTCCGGCAAAAACGTTATGGCTACAACAACCGATTGATCGAGGTCTTCAAGTTTCGCTCCATGCATCAGCATCAGGCCGATGCAACCGCCGAGCAACAAACCACCCGAGGTGACGCCAGGGTCACTCGAGTCGGGCGCTTCATACGCAAGACCAGCCTGGATGAGCTGCCACAGTTGTTCAATGTCGTGGCAGGCAGCATGTCGATGGTGGGACCTCGGCCCCATGCAACGGCAACCAAAGCGGCCGGCATTCTCTTCGAGCAAGCGGTGAAGGAGTACACGTCACGCCACAGGGTCAAGCCAGGCATCACCGGCCTGGCACAGATCCATGGCTATCGTGGTGAAACAGACACCGTGGAAAAAATCGAAAAGCGCGTCGAATTCGATCTTGAGTACATAGAAAACTGGTCCGTCTGGTTCGACCTTTACATCCTTATGCGCACTGTTCCGGCAGTGCTCTTCACTCGTGAGGCTTATTGA
- a CDS encoding transglycosylase SLT domain-containing protein — protein MRSRLFSFLSCLLLSATAAQNAHAADLSQQRQYYDEAKRALAKGDSGPYQMYKSALATYPLEPYLEYDELTARLKTASNQEIERFLAEHGDLPQANWMKLRWLRWLAERGDWQPFVKYYSPKMNFVELDCLYGQYQLNNNLRAEGYANAEKLWMTGKTQPAACDAFFSQWAAAGQLTEQKRWQRAKLAAQARNYSLANTLVNSLNSLAPQGKLLLAVAQKPEMLNNPTQFAPVDEAMSDVVGLGLRRLARQDPQKALAMLDGYAATMHFSREEQVEIAKEIGLTLARRYDDRALEVMTKYDPELQDNTVTEWRLRLLLRLGRWEDAYELARRLPQDLASTNRWRYWEARALELAQPNNPLIPSLYKDVAKERDFYGFLAADRTQSPYQLNNKPLALSPALVNKVRNTPGIRRALEFHDRGEIVDGRREWYHVSRLFSRDEMVAQARLAYDMKWYFPAIRTISQAQYWDDLDIRFPMAHRDTLVREAQVRGLHSSWVFAITRQESAFMDDARSGVGASGLMQLMPATAKETARKFSIPLASPQQVFNPDKNIQLGAAYLSQVHGQFNGNRVLASAAYNAGPGRVRQWLKGANHLAFDVWVESIPFDETRQYVQNVLSYSVIYGQKLNSPQPLVDWHERFFDDL, from the coding sequence ATGCGCAGTCGCTTGTTCAGCTTTTTATCCTGCCTGCTGCTCTCTGCCACCGCGGCCCAGAACGCTCACGCGGCAGACCTCAGCCAACAACGCCAATATTACGACGAAGCAAAACGGGCACTGGCCAAGGGTGATTCGGGCCCTTATCAAATGTACAAATCGGCACTGGCCACTTACCCGCTGGAGCCCTACCTCGAATACGACGAACTGACTGCGCGCCTCAAGACCGCCAGCAATCAGGAAATAGAACGATTCCTGGCCGAACACGGCGACCTGCCCCAGGCCAACTGGATGAAACTGCGCTGGTTGCGCTGGCTGGCCGAACGCGGCGACTGGCAGCCCTTCGTCAAGTACTACAGCCCCAAGATGAATTTTGTCGAACTGGACTGCCTGTACGGCCAATACCAGTTGAACAACAATCTGCGCGCCGAAGGCTATGCCAACGCCGAAAAGCTGTGGATGACCGGCAAAACCCAGCCGGCCGCCTGCGATGCATTCTTCAGCCAGTGGGCTGCCGCTGGCCAGTTGACCGAACAGAAACGCTGGCAGCGTGCCAAGCTGGCAGCCCAGGCGCGCAACTACAGTCTGGCGAACACCCTGGTCAACAGCCTCAACTCTCTGGCGCCTCAGGGCAAGTTGCTGCTGGCCGTTGCCCAGAAACCGGAGATGCTCAATAACCCGACGCAGTTCGCTCCTGTGGATGAAGCCATGTCAGATGTGGTGGGTCTGGGCTTGCGTCGCCTCGCCAGACAGGACCCGCAAAAAGCCCTGGCCATGCTCGACGGTTACGCCGCGACCATGCACTTCTCCCGTGAAGAACAGGTGGAGATCGCAAAGGAAATCGGCCTGACCCTGGCCCGTCGCTATGACGACCGAGCTCTGGAGGTCATGACCAAATACGACCCCGAGCTGCAGGACAACACTGTGACCGAGTGGCGCCTGCGCCTGCTGTTACGCCTGGGACGCTGGGAGGATGCCTACGAACTGGCACGCCGCCTGCCTCAGGATCTGGCAAGCACCAACCGCTGGCGCTATTGGGAAGCTCGCGCACTCGAGCTTGCCCAGCCGAACAACCCGCTGATCCCGAGCCTGTACAAGGACGTGGCCAAGGAACGCGATTTCTATGGCTTCCTGGCGGCCGACCGGACCCAGAGCCCATACCAGCTCAACAACAAGCCTCTGGCGCTCAGCCCTGCCCTGGTCAACAAGGTTCGCAACACGCCGGGCATACGCCGCGCCCTGGAGTTTCATGATCGCGGCGAAATCGTCGACGGTCGTCGCGAGTGGTATCACGTCAGCCGTCTGTTCAGCCGTGACGAAATGGTTGCCCAGGCCAGGCTGGCCTATGACATGAAGTGGTACTTCCCGGCGATTCGCACCATCAGTCAGGCGCAGTACTGGGACGATCTGGATATCCGCTTCCCCATGGCCCACCGCGACACACTGGTCCGTGAAGCTCAGGTACGCGGCCTCCATTCGAGCTGGGTATTCGCCATTACCCGCCAGGAAAGCGCATTCATGGACGACGCCCGTTCAGGCGTGGGTGCCAGCGGCCTGATGCAGTTGATGCCGGCCACCGCCAAGGAAACCGCCCGCAAGTTCAGCATTCCGCTGGCCTCGCCACAGCAGGTGTTCAATCCTGACAAGAACATTCAACTGGGTGCTGCCTACCTGAGCCAGGTTCACGGTCAGTTCAATGGCAACCGGGTGCTCGCCTCCGCCGCTTACAACGCTGGCCCGGGCCGCGTTCGCCAATGGCTCAAGGGCGCGAACCATCTGGCATTCGATGTCTGGGTAGAAAGCATTCCCTTCGATGAAACCCGCCAGTACGTGCAAAACGTGCTGTCTTATTCCGTGATCTACGGGCAGAAGCTCAATTCACCACAGCCGCTGGTGGATTGGCATGAGCGGTTCTTCGACGATCTGTAA
- a CDS encoding chemotaxis protein CheV, protein MAGILDTVDQRTQLVGENRLEILMFRLAGRQLFAINVFKVQEVLQLPKLTLMPQRHSFVCGVVNLRGQTLPVIDLSQAIGMRPLVPGPGSTIIVTEYNRSVQAFLVGGVDRIVNMNWDAIMPPPASAGRQHYLTAISKVDDQLVEIIDVEKVLAEIVPYNAKVSREKLEDPALEQARGREILLVDDSKVALAQLRDTLSQLGLKLHVASDGLKALNMLKGWADAGENVEEKLLMVFTDAEMPEMDGYRLTTEIRNDPRLRSLYIVLHTSLSGSFNESMVKKVGCDNFLSKFQPDKLVEVVRQRLLMVSDG, encoded by the coding sequence ATGGCTGGCATTCTCGACACAGTAGATCAACGCACACAGCTGGTGGGCGAGAATCGCCTGGAAATCCTCATGTTTCGCCTTGCCGGTCGTCAGTTGTTCGCGATCAACGTGTTCAAGGTCCAGGAAGTGCTCCAGCTACCCAAGCTGACCCTGATGCCGCAGCGTCACTCCTTTGTCTGTGGTGTGGTCAACCTGCGTGGCCAGACGCTGCCGGTGATCGACCTGTCCCAGGCGATCGGCATGCGCCCGCTGGTTCCAGGCCCGGGCAGCACCATCATCGTGACCGAATACAACCGCTCCGTGCAGGCGTTCCTGGTCGGCGGCGTGGACCGTATCGTCAACATGAACTGGGATGCAATCATGCCGCCGCCAGCCAGCGCCGGTCGCCAGCATTACCTGACTGCCATCAGCAAGGTCGATGACCAGTTGGTGGAGATTATCGACGTGGAAAAAGTCCTCGCCGAGATCGTGCCCTACAACGCCAAGGTGTCCCGCGAGAAGCTGGAAGATCCGGCTCTGGAGCAGGCTCGTGGTCGTGAAATCCTTCTGGTGGACGACTCCAAGGTGGCTCTGGCCCAATTGCGCGACACTCTTTCGCAACTGGGGCTCAAGCTGCATGTGGCCAGCGATGGTCTCAAGGCGCTGAACATGCTCAAGGGCTGGGCGGACGCCGGGGAGAACGTCGAGGAAAAACTGCTGATGGTCTTTACCGATGCCGAGATGCCTGAAATGGACGGTTATCGCCTGACCACGGAAATCCGCAACGACCCGCGTCTGCGCAGTCTGTACATCGTGTTGCACACCTCATTGTCCGGCAGTTTCAACGAATCCATGGTCAAGAAGGTCGGTTGCGACAACTTCCTCTCCAAGTTCCAGCCCGACAAACTGGTTGAAGTCGTACGCCAGCGCCTGTTGATGGTCAGCGACGGCTGA
- a CDS encoding sensor histidine kinase: MHVSRKLSGFRYLNTKNGHWLTNALCISAILGNIGLFLSTDALPLPLLALNLITFISIWLTQLRNRQLIQLKPQELAERMLEVQESERHRLSRELHDDIGQMLTAAKIQCNWLERRLPAEAQSHGAQLNAILEETLDKVRDLSSILNPRQLSSLGLEASLRAHLLKNLSDSQVRWSLECQQRLAGIPEEMAMAAFRIAQEAVTNVLRHSHAKNLLVRLQRLPGGLSLFISDDGVGFEPTDNPADAGQRGMAGMAERVALLNGSWSLHSTPGQGTQIDVLFPWAPRTHERANAHKKPQ, translated from the coding sequence ATGCATGTCAGCAGGAAGCTCTCAGGGTTTCGATACCTGAACACGAAAAACGGCCACTGGCTGACCAATGCACTGTGCATAAGCGCAATCCTGGGCAACATCGGGCTGTTCCTGAGTACCGATGCCCTGCCCCTTCCACTGCTTGCCCTCAACCTGATCACCTTCATCAGTATCTGGCTCACCCAACTGCGCAACCGCCAGCTGATCCAGCTCAAGCCTCAGGAACTGGCCGAACGTATGCTGGAGGTTCAGGAAAGCGAACGTCATCGACTCAGCCGGGAACTGCACGACGACATCGGACAGATGCTCACTGCGGCAAAGATCCAGTGCAACTGGCTGGAGCGTCGCCTGCCCGCAGAGGCGCAATCCCACGGCGCACAGCTGAATGCCATCCTTGAAGAAACCCTGGATAAAGTGCGCGACCTGTCCAGCATTCTCAATCCCCGCCAGCTGTCGAGCCTGGGACTGGAGGCCAGCCTGCGAGCCCATCTGCTGAAGAACCTCAGCGACAGTCAGGTACGCTGGAGCCTGGAGTGTCAGCAGCGGCTGGCCGGCATTCCCGAAGAAATGGCCATGGCCGCCTTTCGTATCGCTCAGGAGGCCGTGACCAACGTGCTGCGTCACTCCCATGCGAAAAACCTGCTGGTGCGCCTGCAGCGCCTGCCCGGCGGGCTTTCGCTCTTTATCTCGGATGACGGCGTCGGCTTCGAGCCAACAGACAACCCCGCAGATGCCGGCCAGCGCGGCATGGCAGGCATGGCCGAACGCGTCGCCTTGCTCAATGGTTCCTGGAGCCTGCACAGCACGCCGGGGCAAGGCACACAGATCGACGTATTGTTTCCCTGGGCCCCTCGTACACACGAGCGGGCCAATGCACACAAGAAGCCTCAATGA
- a CDS encoding response regulator has product MTCNLLLIDDHSLIRAGVRALISDIPGYAVIGEAADGSQLASLALELQPDIILLDITMKDTNGLDALEQLLAVQPHSKVLIISMHTDPDTIMGALEMGAHGYLLKDATARELEQALEALRNDERYLSPAIAHTVINRALRGPRTNRSEALDKYNLTARQLEILRLVVRGKSTREIAIGLGLSIKTVESHRSQIMKRLQIYDVAGLVLFSVRERIISLDD; this is encoded by the coding sequence ATGACTTGCAATCTACTGCTGATCGATGACCACTCGCTGATCAGGGCGGGCGTACGCGCTCTGATTTCAGACATTCCCGGCTACGCCGTCATTGGCGAAGCGGCCGATGGCAGCCAGCTGGCGAGCCTTGCGCTCGAACTGCAACCTGACATCATCCTTCTGGACATTACCATGAAGGACACCAATGGCCTGGATGCTCTGGAGCAACTGCTTGCGGTACAGCCCCACAGCAAAGTGCTGATCATCTCCATGCACACCGACCCCGACACAATCATGGGCGCCCTGGAAATGGGGGCTCACGGCTATCTGCTCAAGGATGCTACCGCCAGAGAGCTGGAGCAGGCGCTGGAAGCCCTGCGCAACGACGAACGCTATCTGAGCCCCGCCATCGCCCATACCGTGATCAACCGGGCCTTGCGCGGTCCGCGCACCAACAGGTCCGAAGCCCTGGACAAATACAATCTCACCGCTCGCCAACTGGAGATACTGCGTCTGGTGGTACGAGGCAAATCCACCCGGGAAATCGCCATTGGACTGGGCCTGAGCATCAAGACCGTGGAGAGTCACCGATCGCAGATCATGAAGCGCCTGCAGATCTACGATGTTGCCGGGTTGGTACTGTTCAGCGTGCGTGAACGGATCATCAGTCTGGACGATTGA